aatagttaaaaatctgctgttaagaaattatattttgtgtgacttACTTGGTGGAGGTTTTTCTGATGGTGTCGGCATCGGTGGCTTCTTTAAGCGTCGATTTACATATGGGGGCGGCGGGGGAGGTGGCATACGTTTCATCTTTGGGAGCGAgtcaattgaatttaaaatattgtcatCTGAACGTGAGCGCGCAAATAAACTCGTTGCTACCGGACTGGGTACTGCCAATGTGGCCGGATGTAGTGGAGGCGGTGGTGGTGGCTCATACGAGGAACACAAGCTGGCCATGGAAGGGCTGTATAGTGGTGAATATGTGCTCGGTAGTTGCACATATGTGTCTGATAAGTTCTGTGTCGACGCGTAACGAGAATGTGTGGACAATGCCAATGGCAAATAAGGTGTGCTTCGATAGATCGCGTGTCCCTTACATGTCTCCCAAGATCCAACGTGCGCCCTGCCCGTGTGATAAGCTAAGTACGAGTGGGGATGTGGGAGTGGTTGGGGTGGCGCTTGTGCCATGGCCGCATAGATTGAGCTTTGTTTAGCGTCTAGATATTCTTGCTGGCTCACTGCAGGATCTTGAATCGGATATATGACATAGTCAACGTCACTGTAAAGTTGTTGTTGGTACAGCTCGAGTTGCTTGCGTGCTAGTTGGTTTCCATAAACTCCTGTAAGTTGCGTTGGTGGGGGTGGCGGCGGCGGTTGACGTGGTATAttgggtggtggtggtggcaaaaACTGTCGATGCTTGATCACTGGCAATAGAACACATGTTCGTGGTGTCGGTTTAATTTCTGGATAAGGTGGTGGTGGCGGAGGTGGTTGTTGATGCAACGATGACATGCTGCTGTGTGCGCCATGCAAGCTATAAGGAACGATTGGTATACCAATTGTACTTGGGATGACGCCTGATCCGGTGGCAGCTGCAGCTGCAGCATGTGCCATTGCCGCTGCAGATATGGATGATTGTCTTGTCGCTGAAGCTGAGTGATGGTTGCTGTTTAGCGAGACCTGTGATCCACTGATGTAGTGAGAGTTGTGTACAGAATGTTGTGAGAGATGGCTTGACATGTGTTGGCTGGAAATGGAACCAGTTGTGGACGCAGACGATGAGCAATGCGTCGGAGCAGCATAACTGGGCTTCTGATTATCACTAATTACACTGGTATGAgctttaagaatgtttatttgtGGTCGAGTGGTAATGAAGCGGGCAGTAATCTCTTCTGCTTTTAAAGAGCTCATAGATCCTGCTACCGAGGACAAAACACTGCTGGAATGATTTAGAGAGGACGTGCTGGACGCTACTGATACCAGCGACGTAGGACGCGGCTTGTCCGATGTCGGATATGGTGGAGGGTCACGACGACGGACAGTTGGTGCCGTTGGAATGGGTGCACGTGGAGTTGTTGCACTCACGGCAATCGTGTTTACCTCATTTGGAATGATAGGCGATGGCACTTTGGAAAAAGTTGTAGCAATTGAAATGTTTTTGATATTATTAATGGATTTTTGTGTTAATGGAGGGCATACTGGAGGCCCACAAAGACCAGTTTTTTCATGTCGTGCGTGATATGGCGGTGGTGAACGCATTGGCAAATTGCTAAGACTCGCTAAGTTCGTTGTATGCTTCATGTTATTGCTGTCTATACGTTGTGGGGGTGCTGGAGGATCCGTCGGTATTAAATCGTTAATTAAATCTTCAACATGATCATCATCGGTTGGTGCAGTATCTTGATGCCCCTGAATGTATGATTCCCCTTTGATGGGCAACGGCAAGGTAACATAATCGCAGTCCGAATCTAGTGTACTTGACACCGTCTTACGATTGGGATATGTTCCGCGTCCGACTATTAAGTCGGTTAACTCCTCTGCGGAAAGAAGACTATGCTTATTGTCTGTTGGATCGCTACCATCGCCTCGAAAAGATCCACTAGTGCTTACATTTGAGTCTGATCGTAAACGGAACTCTTCGTTCTTAATACGTTTACCGTGGTAATTTCCACCATCGACAGAGTCTAGATTGGAATGGCCTTCACGCAAATTATTGGCATTCGTTTCCACCTTGGTTGGCTGATATATACTTATTCCGTAATGGGAACTTTTCTCTGACTCAGCCATCTCGGACGATTGTCCGGTCATTTCGCTACTATGCATTGTATATACACCCGAAGTTTCAGTGGGTGGAGCACCATGGGCCAATGTATATACACCAGAAACACTCTCGTTTTCATCGCGACTCGACGATGCAAAATCGTGTTCAATGCACGTTGATTCTGCTTCACTGAGGATGGAGTTTTGAGCGGTGTGACTAAAACCCAATTCAAGACTACTGGATGTAGAATTTCGGCGCTGCATTGGAGTTGAATTGATTATGGAATTCACCGCCAACGATGTCAGCGTATTATTTGTGGAGTCAGAGTTGGGCAAAACTACCACAGTACTACAGGTCGATGAGCACTGGGAACCTATATTGTGTTGTGAACTAGGTGAGTCAGTGGCAGTCGAAGAATCCGCCGCTCGTTGCGATGCCTGATTGGAACTGCTGCTAGAAGAGTTTCCCGCCGAATTATGACTATGCTCTGGTGATTCATCGCCGGAGTTTGCGGAAGTCGAATGTTGCTTTTTCCGCTCCTGGCGTACTGATAGTGCGGCTAACTGTTCCTCAAGATCTTTTAATGAGACCTGACCCACAGATGAAGTTTGTCTGCTGATGCTTGGATGATCCAGTAAATGTGCCAGTGCTAGACTCTCCGTGGACGGTGCCGCAATTGGTACGGGTGGTGTATTTATCATTATTTCAACTTCGTCCTCAGAATGAACGCGATCACTCACTATGCCCGAAGTTGTGTTAGAACTAGTACTCGAAATCACGGATATGCGCTggtcacttttatttttgtatggcAAGTGTAAACTGCGCGAATATGTGTAGCAGGCATGAAGGCAATCACTCTCTTCTTCTTCACGCTTAATAACCTCTTTGAGACGAGCAGCAATCTTCATGCTAAACTGATGCGTTTCACGGCACAATGTtagaagaattttatttttctcatccGACGTGGCATAAAGTAGAATTTTGCAGTCCCCAGAGCGAATTTCGAACTTTTTCCGCTCAAACGATAACTTAGTAATGCTAGGCCATAAGAAAGtggtttgttgttgtggattttcgaaggaattgaaaattttgatgcCCTTTGAATAGACCACAAACCACGAACTGCCCAAACCGTTTTCATTCTTTGCGGAGCGCATTCTGTAAATGTGCGCGTTGACGCACTCATGCAAAAGAGAGGCTTGTTGAATGTAATGAAGCTCTGCGTCGGCCGTTGACATGCCACGATATTCACGATGGCAGGCGTGCAAAGCGCTGATTGCCCAAGACGTACGGAGCTCAACGGGCAAATAGTCGTTTAAGTTAAAATATTCCTTTGTCGAGATGTTTGTCTGCGTGTGAGCGAGCGCCGAAAGAGAGGTGCTCGAGGAAGTGGACGTTGTTGGTGTGGTGCTGGATGAACAATCGCGATTTATAGAGGATATCGACGAAGATGGTGAAAACGTAGCTGCCATAGCTCCGAGACTACGCTTTAAGCTACCACTAATAGGGAAGACTGACGTGGACGCTTTTGTTGCATTCGCTTCTGGTGCGTAAGGGTTATCTGACGTAGTTGTGACATTTTTTGTGCTTAGAAAATTGGACAGCCGAAGGACACGATCATTATCATTGCCTGGACGTTTGTTGATTTTCGGTAACGTTGTTGTTATACCAGTGGACGATGCAGTTTTCGCAGACACGGTCTTTTCCGTTGTAGTTAATATTGGTGTTGTGTCGGTAGTTTTTGCTGTTAAGTTTGAGACCTCACTTGTATTGGCTGTGGAATTTGTGGCATGTGGAGAAAGCTGGCTTTGGTGGTGACACTCCATGGGTTCACCAAAATTGCCATCTTCCGATGATAGGGATTTTAATGTTGTGCCCCTTGGTGTTTGTGTTGAATTTGGTGCATCGCCTAAATCCGCTTGTAGCGCTAATCCGGCGAGCAATATCATTGACTGTTCTGAATATTCTTTAGGCATTTCCCGTTGTAGAGCATTGTGTTTTAATTGCAGGTAGTAATTATGGCGGGATATCTCATCTTTCAATATAAACGGACTCTCGATGTAAAATTGAACACGGAAGTGTAATTCCAGCAGCGGACGTCCATTTGCGTCGAGGCCCTATAAAttgacaatttatttattataataaagacACCCCAAATGACTCGAAAATGCTTATCATTTACTTACGTGTGTGTGCGATGAGCGCCAACTTTTCGGGCCGTATTTGGAGAGTTTGCTCTCCGGATCCGCAAACATGTATTCGCCATCTGTAATTAGAGGAAATATATGAATAGTTATAAGACTATACACAAGCTTTGCATATGAAAGTCTAATAAATTTTGAAGTCTGGAGGAATTTGGTCCCTTAGACGCTATAATTTCGACCTCTTTAGTTATGGTCCATCTTGGCAGTGGGGACCTAAACCAGCAACAACACTTCGCTGCTCTACTTGAAATTAACACACACTCTGCTACACTGCGAGCCATGTGAGCCAAGTGAGTTTGGCGTATGGTTATCGGGCATGAAGGAAGGCAGCTGCATCGTGCAATCGTCCATCGTCCGGCGTGCGATGTTTGTGCATATGAATTGTCCATTTCAACATTCTTGTCTCGGCGTGTACGTGATTGTATACGAGTCTGAGTATGTGTGTGCGGCTGCGCACACGCCGGGTTCtccattattttgttatttcttttcgTGAATCCGCGGGAATTGGCTGGAATTTGAATTTCTTTTCGAGACATTCACTTACACCTCAACATttatcatatgtacatatgtatatgtatgtgtatgggcACATTGCATGTGTCTGTGCGTCGTCCTGCGttttttatcaacgaaaatacCAAGTTGGACGCTATGAAATGccatagttttttattttattttgttactatttCTTacgttgttttattttattattattttaaattttatgtttcatactttttgtaaattattataatatgtatacatatgtatatatttttgtttgtttgtgttcgcAATGCTTTCGCTCTTGTCGTATTGTATGGCGTCCCGCGACTGCTGTtgcgtgttgttgtttctgcttcCACTATTCTTGTTATTTTCgcaatcaccacataccacataccaacaacatcaacattttCTCCTCCATTTATTGTTAATGGTGCATAATCATTATCGGCAGGTAGCGGCAGTCAAGATAATGGCGACTAAAGAAGCTtcgacaatagcaacaacaacagtatacaacagtaacaacataATATTTTAGATTCTTGTTGCGGTCGTTATTGGTTGTGTtcatttcgttttgttttgttttcattcgaGTTTTACTTTTCtgtatttttgtgttgttttcttGAATTTCATTCgtcagtttttgttttgtttttgtagctgaTCGCGTGCAACCGATAAACATCGGAAATTAAAATTCCTCTGTTACGGCCTCCACTTGGGATATTTGCTAGACCTCTTTCTGACGCTGGCTGAGGTtacctgctgctgctgctattaaaaccaaaaatcatTTCCATATATTTCGAGGCTTCTTCTTGTCTTATAGAGATATGAACGTTTTTTCTTCCCAAAAATTATGCGCAAGAATTCAATAATTTCTCATGACCAAGTGTGTGCTTGGATaagaatttgtatttgaaaattgcAAAACGGGTCTGTGGTGAGTGTGGCCCAAGGTCGGATATTTCTATTCTAGTCATCTAAGTACTCGAAAAAAAGGTGTTGGTCGGTGAAAGATGCTTTACCAAATTGCAATTGGAATTACTTTAACATAAGCTTCAGACATCATTATTCAGGACCCACCcatttccaaattttactatctgtatcgaattttgtgtattttgtatCGAATTGAAAACTGTTTCTGTTTCAATATACGAGTCAGACTTGCCACAAATGCTGCTTGCACTCATGAGCAGTGGTCAGTGGGTAAGGGACAGCAGGTACCGATAGCATGCCGACGAGTGCAGCGTCCGATAaggtatgaaaaataaaactaataaacGAAAACCAGTCTTTTGAAAAGGTGATTACAACGCACGAACGTCGCCTAGCCCAGCAAGTGAGTAGCTGCGCCATGCAATGCCGTGGCAGCCGGCAAGCAGCGCGGATTGGACGGTCGTTCGATGAATGCTGTTGTGTTCGCTTTGAGCAATGCGTTTGGTTGGTGTTTACGCTGCAGCGTTGTTACTTGGACAAGTGCAGTGTTGCAGTGGTGGACCAGCACCGCGGACCCAGCCCGATGCTTATTTTGCCTCATTAATTCTAGAGATCCATCCTTTGGTATGTGgcaacacatatacacacactcgcacaaatatatcatatatcgtctatgtatgtgtgcgcgtgtgtttttattttcagtcTCAGGCATACACTTATGCCAGTTGCCAGCGTGCTTGGTCAAGCCAAGAAAACACACTCACCGATTCAAAAAGCTCCACAAAAATGCTTCATAAAAAGCAGAAACACATAAAAATGCTAAAGACACAACAAATATTGTTCAATAATAGCAGGCAGCAAGTGAGCATGGCGATGCTGAGGCATTACGAAGCAACATCCACAGCTCGGCGCATGCGAGGAATGCAGCCACTGCCGTCGGCGAAAGGTGGAGGGACGGGTGGCGGGTGAGGGCAAATGGATGGCCAAGGGCAGGCAGGCTGGGGAGCGACGGCAGGGACAGAACTGGCAATTGGCAGTGGACACAAGACGCGTGCTCCGTAATTCAGGTAGCAGTTGGGCACATTGCCGCAACACGAGAGCGCTAAGACCAgcacacggacggacggatagacgttCGCCAATGGTTGATGGTCGTTGGTGGTGGCTGTTCGACGATGACGACGAACTGTTGCCAACACAACCAGTAGCCGCACAGAAACAGCAGCCGCGACTACATGGCCAGAAAACGAAAGAGAATCGGCGCGTATGCCTCAGAGATGCAAGAACAAATCGTGAAACCATAAATGCAGGCAGACCGGCAATATTTACTCGTATAGGCAGcagctttatatgtatgtgtgtgtgaaactAGAATGAAGACAGGAACATAAATACAGATCCCGAAACAGCTTAGGAATGCTGACCAAACTGGCTCCACTGCCTGCAACTGCAACGATCGCGGCGTTTATGAGGCGGAAGGAGCGGCGCAGTGTCAGTGGGGAGATAAGTACCACTTGGTAGAAGATCGCGTcaatgtatgtaggtgtgcaCAAGCACACAGAGTAGTAAGAGTATGCAGGCACTCCCTACATGGCGTTCGCCACCCGTCAGtctttgttgtatttgtgtttcATGCTATGGTAGCGATGACGTGCCGCTGGCCGCTGTATCTGGCTTGAGTACGGCCAGTGTACGGATACAGGAATGCACCGCATCGGCGGCAAGATGCTTCCGAATCTCAACACATGGAACTTGCAGCATTTTTGGTTGAACAAGAACAAATGTGATAAGTAAAGCGTTGATTACATGCGCGTGTGTAATTTtggcatatgcatacatatgtatgtatgtacatatatgtatgtggagaGTAGAAATAcacaaagaaatgaaaataaataaattattgaaaatatgaagagGGGGGTTTGTAGTAAACCCATTGACCATAACTCCCCCCATAATTTTACCAAAATAATGACTCTCTTCTCGATGTTGTGAACGACGATATTATATTTATCTATCTATAATTGGCATATTCCATATAATCGATcgccaaaaaatatatgtaaacatatgaaTGAAGATGTCATGTGGCA
This portion of the Zeugodacus cucurbitae isolate PBARC_wt_2022May chromosome 3, idZeuCucr1.2, whole genome shotgun sequence genome encodes:
- the LOC105209679 gene encoding protein expanded; protein product: MRAFCTVSAPLEVCASSAEQLSPGSRFLALRLLGNQQPKTLYFLVDAKSRVREVYTQTCLHFAAQGMLDTELFGLAVLIDGEYMFADPESKLSKYGPKSWRSSHTHGLDANGRPLLELHFRVQFYIESPFILKDEISRHNYYLQLKHNALQREMPKEYSEQSMILLAGLALQADLGDAPNSTQTPRGTTLKSLSSEDGNFGEPMECHHQSQLSPHATNSTANTSEVSNLTAKTTDTTPILTTTEKTVSAKTASSTGITTTLPKINKRPGNDNDRVLRLSNFLSTKNVTTTSDNPYAPEANATKASTSVFPISGSLKRSLGAMAATFSPSSSISSINRDCSSSTTPTTSTSSSTSLSALAHTQTNISTKEYFNLNDYLPVELRTSWAISALHACHREYRGMSTADAELHYIQQASLLHECVNAHIYRMRSAKNENGLGSSWFVVYSKGIKIFNSFENPQQQTTFLWPSITKLSFERKKFEIRSGDCKILLYATSDEKNKILLTLCRETHQFSMKIAARLKEVIKREEEESDCLHACYTYSRSLHLPYKNKSDQRISVISSTSSNTTSGIVSDRVHSEDEVEIMINTPPVPIAAPSTESLALAHLLDHPSISRQTSSVGQVSLKDLEEQLAALSVRQERKKQHSTSANSGDESPEHSHNSAGNSSSSSSNQASQRAADSSTATDSPSSQHNIGSQCSSTCSTVVVLPNSDSTNNTLTSLAVNSIINSTPMQRRNSTSSSLELGFSHTAQNSILSEAESTCIEHDFASSSRDENESVSGVYTLAHGAPPTETSGVYTMHSSEMTGQSSEMAESEKSSHYGISIYQPTKVETNANNLREGHSNLDSVDGGNYHGKRIKNEEFRLRSDSNVSTSGSFRGDGSDPTDNKHSLLSAEELTDLIVGRGTYPNRKTVSSTLDSDCDYVTLPLPIKGESYIQGHQDTAPTDDDHVEDLINDLIPTDPPAPPQRIDSNNMKHTTNLASLSNLPMRSPPPYHARHEKTGLCGPPVCPPLTQKSINNIKNISIATTFSKVPSPIIPNEVNTIAVSATTPRAPIPTAPTVRRRDPPPYPTSDKPRPTSLVSVASSTSSLNHSSSVLSSVAGSMSSLKAEEITARFITTRPQINILKAHTSVISDNQKPSYAAPTHCSSSASTTGSISSQHMSSHLSQHSVHNSHYISGSQVSLNSNHHSASATRQSSISAAAMAHAAAAAATGSGVIPSTIGIPIVPYSLHGAHSSMSSLHQQPPPPPPPYPEIKPTPRTCVLLPVIKHRQFLPPPPPNIPRQPPPPPPPTQLTGVYGNQLARKQLELYQQQLYSDVDYVIYPIQDPAVSQQEYLDAKQSSIYAAMAQAPPQPLPHPHSYLAYHTGRAHVGSWETCKGHAIYRSTPYLPLALSTHSRYASTQNLSDTYVQLPSTYSPLYSPSMASLCSSYEPPPPPPLHPATLAVPSPVATSLFARSRSDDNILNSIDSLPKMKRMPPPPPPPYVNRRLKKPPMPTPSEKPPPIPSKPAANNSVSSKRPSAIRNQLPPRKPPTLNTNQSVNNMTRTSSGAQWAGERPKPNPISYNGGSILAHLQASVAAANRQATTSVGNIKAKETNGDNSSAGHGNNASTNPLDIDVLREKSKHLDLPLISALCNDPSLLKQTKVFANPKTNRTPTAATMRNIGVTAASTSSGRVAHKSLTINAGAFVANETPNVTSASSTAVVSAGTSTNTTVPNATLPTNTNTKSMTSSTLQLVSAKGRKTVGSHRHPNDKLPPLPMQMAEANNYVMDPAIMKHHKSYNSQI